In Hoeflea ulvae, one genomic interval encodes:
- a CDS encoding TRAP transporter small permease subunit, with amino-acid sequence MFTLFNQRLGNAVSYVYAVIAVLTFGEVCARYFFNAPTQWTTELVILLAGIHYLLSGPQAYASNGHIRITVLYDKLPARVQYLLTLFERGVVAVTCCMVGYWALFQAERALGIPERTGTNWNTTSPTILKVILCVSLALFAVQAIVHLLKDIGRRNGS; translated from the coding sequence ATGTTTACCTTGTTCAACCAGCGGCTTGGCAATGCCGTGTCCTATGTCTACGCCGTCATCGCGGTGCTGACATTCGGCGAAGTCTGTGCGCGCTATTTCTTCAACGCGCCGACCCAATGGACCACCGAACTGGTGATCCTGCTTGCGGGCATTCACTACCTTCTCTCCGGCCCGCAAGCCTATGCCTCCAACGGCCATATCCGCATCACCGTCCTCTACGACAAGTTGCCGGCCCGTGTTCAGTATCTGCTGACACTGTTCGAGCGCGGCGTCGTTGCGGTGACCTGCTGCATGGTCGGCTATTGGGCCCTGTTTCAGGCCGAACGCGCTCTGGGCATTCCGGAGCGTACCGGCACCAACTGGAACACCACCTCTCCAACCATTCTCAAAGTCATTCTCTGTGTCAGCCTCGCCCTGTTTGCGGTTCAGGCCATTGTTCATCTTCTAAAGGATATCGGTCGTCGCAATGGGAGCTGA